Part of the Zhongshania aliphaticivorans genome, TTTCGTAATGCTGGGAAGCCGCGTTATTTTATTTCTTCTGCGGATTTAATGACGCGGAATATAGATTTTCGGGTGGAGGTGACCTGTCCGGTTTACAGCGAGCCTTTGCAGCAAACATTGCAGTCGATTCTGGATTTGCAGTGGGCTGATAATGTGAAAGCACGCATTTTAGATGCGTCACAAAGTAATGCGTTTAAACCCAGAAAGAAGAGCTCTGCAAAAATTCGCTCACAACTGCTTACGCATAAATTCTTGAGTACTGGTAAGTTACCCAGAATGGCTAAGTTAGATTACCGCTCTAGGGTAAAAGCGAAGGCAAAGCCCGGTAAATCTAAAGCCAAGAAATAGGCGGTTTGTCTATTGGCGTATGATCAGCAGCTCGCCGCTGAGTTTTTTTGGGCTGCTGATTTCACGCGTTAGTAATTCTGCGTTAAATGCCTTTTGGCAGCGTTTTGCTAGTTTGTGGAATGGTGAGCGGCCAGGGTCGGCGATAATGATGGTGCCTACGCCCGCGTCTAACGCTGCCTCTATGGCGGAATACAGTGGTTTGACTAGATTGTCCCAAAAGCAAATGTCGCCACCCAGCATATGGCTGTGACCTTTTAGGTCAGCTGGCTTTAGGTGTTCGTAGCGTGCTGTGCGATTGCTTATTTTGACATCGTTAAGCAGTGCGTGGGCTTCCAGGTAGGGGAAAACATGCTCATCGGCATCAACGGCGGTCACTTTCGCCTTAAAGTGCTGTGCGCATGAAATACCCAATATGCCCCAGCCACAGCCAATCTCGGTCATTTTAGCCTTTTTCTTGGGTGGGTTTTCGAGTAGGTAGTCCATGATCAAGAACGAGGATCCCCAGACTTGGTAGCCGTGTATTTCTGGCCCTGGTAATGCTCTTTGCATTCGGCGAATCAGTTTGTGCTTTTTCTTTAAAATGAGGATGTCGTTAACAATACTGATATCTTTTAAGGCCGGGTGCGCAGTCATTACGGGTTAGTGTCCTTTGTGGCGAGTGCGATTTAGCGGAATTGTTTGGGGCGGATAATTCCTGAGAGCTTTGCGCTATCGGCTCTGAGTTGGTCCCAGTATTCAATATTGATTTCTAGTTCAATGAAGGTGCAGGTGCCTATATGGCCAATTTTACCGTCGTATAAGTAATTGGCGAGATCGGCAAGCGCGGGGTTGTGACCAATAAGTAGGGCGCGCTCTATCGACTGCGGCAGTTCTTTTAGCCAGGACTGTAGTTCTTCTGCTTCAAAAGTATAAATGGCACTTTCGTGAACAATCTCGGCACTGTCAAATACATTGGCGCATGCTTGAAAGCGCTTGAGGGTGTCTTGGGCGCGACGTGCGGGGCTGCAATAAACGTGACTAAAGTGATGTTCACTACGCTGTAGCTCGTTGGCGATGAGCTGGCAGTCCTTTTTGCCACGCTTGGAAATAGGGCGGTCGGCGTCAGAAATCTCGTCGTCGTCCCAGTCGGATTTTGCGTGGCGGAGCAAATAAAGCGTTTTCATTAGCGGGCGTGGGTGGCTCGTGTTAGTTATGGTCGCGCACAATGCGCATTTTCTGTCGTTCCCAGTCTCGGTTCTTCTCAGTTTCACGTTTATCGTGATCCTGCTTACCTTTGGCTAGGCATATTTCAGCTTTTACTAAGTGTTTTTTCCAATACAGGGCAGTGCACACACAGGTGTAGCCTTTTTGTTGAACGGCCTCTTGCAGTTTGCTCAGTTCTTTTGCATGTAGCAAGAGTTTACGTGTGCGGGTTGGGTCTGTGACAAAGTGGGTGGATGCACTCAGTAATGGGGTGATGTTACAGCCGAGTAAAAACGCCTCACCGTCTTTAAGAAAGACGTAAGTGTCGGTAATTTGGATTTTACCCTGGCGCAGACTTTTGACCTCCCAGCCGTGAAGCACTAAACCGGCTTCAAACTTATCCGTGAGGCTGTAGTCATGGCGCGCCTTTTTGTTTTGGGCGATGGTACTGCTGGTGTTTTTAGGTTTCTTTTTGCTCATGGTGGCGATTATAGAGGGAGTTGCTGGCAAAACCTATTGGGGTCAGGTAAAAAGACCGCTGCTTTGCAAAAATTGATGTTACCGACGGCATATGGCTTTAAAAAAACGAAAAATACAAGGTATCTGGGCCAGTCGGTGGACGTTTCTGGCGGCGGCTACTGGCTTGGTGGTCAGTTTAGGCAATTTCTGGAGGACACCACAGGAGCTTGGCGAGAATGGTGGGGGTGCATACCTTATTGTGTACATCGCCTGCTTATTCTTTGTGATGTTGCCAATTGCGGTGGCTGAGGTGCGTATTGCTGTGCGCGCTCGCGGGAACCCAGTTCATGCCATGGATCAGGTCGCACACTACGCAAAGGCAAGTAAACATTGGTCGCTGGTCGCTCAGCTGGCTTGTATAGGTGCCTTGTTATTAGCGGTCAATTATTCAATGGTTTCCGGCTGGTTACTGGCTTATGTGGTCAAAATGGCTTCTGGGCTGATGGATGCCGCTAGTTTGGATTTGGTTGCGGCAGAGTTTCAGGCTCTTTTGGCCTCGCCTGAAGAGATGCGATTTTGGCAGCAAGTATTTTTGTTGATGGCGATTGTTTTATCCGCTTTAAATGTGGTGCGTGGCATGGCGGCTGTGCTCAGGGTGATATTGCCGATATTGCTGTTGGTGTTACTGGGCTTGCTTTATTACGGTTATGCTTTGGGTGATTTTCAATCTGCGCTGCACTGGATGTTTGATTTGCGTGTTGAAGATTTAACCTTGCGAAGTGTGTTTTCTGCATTGCAGCATGCTTTTTATACCTTGTGTATAGGTACTGCTGCATTGATGGCTTACGGTGCTTACTTTCCCTCAGGTCGCTCGGTGGCGCGTCAGTTAATCGCATTGGCGGTGTTTGATGTGGTGGTGCTGGTTGTGGCGGGCGTGGCTATTTTGGCGCTTGTGTTTGATCAGCATATTGTGCCGGGGTCTGGTCCTGCCTTGTTGTTTATTAGCCTACCATTTTCTTTTGGGAATTTGGTGTTTGGTGATATTGCCGGTACTGCTTTTTATTTGCTGCTGTTTATCTTGTCGCTGACCACGGTGGTTGCGCTGATGGAACCCGTGGTTGCGTATTTGGTTGAGCGCTGGGGAGTGTTTCGTTGGTTGGCGGCGATATTGGTCGGCAGCTTGGTGTTTATAGTAAGCGATCTAGCGATGCTATCAATGTCGGCAGAGTCGGAAATGCGATGGTTATCGCGAAGCTTAATGGAGTGGCTAGATATTGCAGCGGCAAATATTATTTTGCCGCTTTGTACGTGGTGTTTTGTTTTGTTTGCCGGCTGGCGGGTGCCAAGGCTGGTGTACGGTGTGCGCGATGGCTGGTTGGAGAGGGTGTTTTTTTGGCTTTGGCAGGCCTTGTTGCGGTATATTGCGCCGCCTGCTGTGTTAGCAGTGTTGGTTATTGGTTTATATTTGCGGCTCACTGAGTAAATTTTGCTTATGTGTGCAAATGATTCAGGGCTTCCTTATGAATGAAATTCGACGCAGTGCTTTATTGCCATATCCTGCGGAGGTTATTTATCGGCTGATAAATGATATTGAGGCTTATCCGCAGTATATGGACGGTTGTGTCGGTGCCGAGGTGTTGGCGCGAAGCGATGATGCAATGGATGCGCGTTTGGATTTGTCGCGCGCGGGTATCCGGTTAAGTTTTGTTACACGCAATACATTAACGCCTGATCGCAGCGTGAAGCTGACCTTGCTAGAAGGGCCATTTGAAAATTTGAGTGGCGAGTGGACGTTATTACCGCTAGGTGCAGATGCATGTAAAGTGAGTTTGCATTTACAATTTGTGCTGACAAATAGCTTGGTTGGCGCGGCCACGCGCCAGTTATTTAATGCAGTGGCAAATAATTTGGTTGATGCCCTTGTGAAAAGAGCGAATGAACAATATGGAAAATAAAAATAGTACTATTCATGTAGAGGTGGCCTACGCCCTACCAGATAGGCAGCGAATTGTTGCCTTAGAAGTTCCAGAAGGGTGTACGGTACGTGAGGCGGCTTTACAGTCTGGTCTTGATAAGCAATTTGCTGGTTTGGATCTGGCCACAGCGGATTTAGGTGTTTTTGGTAAGTCTGTAGGCGCGCCGGATTCCCAACCCTTGAAAAGCGGTGAGCGCGTTGAAATATACCGTCCTCTCATTGCGGACCCCAAAGAAGTCCGCAAGCAGCGAGCCGCCAAAGTAAAGGCTCGCAAAGAGGCTCAGTAACTACTCGCTGTCGGAGGTGATTTCAGTTTCGACGTCGGTGGTCGCTGCAGCGCTTGGCTTGATGTCAGTGGTGAATTCACTAAGCAAGTCATCTTTAAAGATGACGGTGAGTTGGTGGTGCTCTTTCTTTTCATTATTGGGGTCATTTAGGGTATAAATGTAATCCCAGCGGTTTGGGCTGAATGTGTCGCGCACCAGTGGTGTGCCCATGACGTATTCAACCTGGCTGCGGGTCATACCGATCTTTAATTGGTCTACCATTTCTTGGGTGATAATGTTGCCCTGGTCAATGGGAAGTCGGTATACACCAGGAAATTCCAGAGAGCTGCAGGCGGCCAAGGATACGAGCAGGCAGGCTGTGGCAAGTTGTCTATACATGCTAAGGGTTCCAATCGCTTATAGAGGCGTGGGATAATAGCGCAAACCCAATCTCAACGCTAAGGTCCAGGGCATATGTCTATAGAAAATCAAGAGCTTCGTAAAGCGGGACTCAAAGTTACTTTACCCAGAGTAAAGATTTTACAGCTACTGGAGCAGGCTGAGAGCGATAATCAGCATTTTAGCGCTGAAGATGTCTATCGTGCATTGATGGAGTCTGGTGAAGACGTCGGATTGGCGACTGTGTACCGTGTCTTAACTCAGTTTGAGGCGGCGGGCTTGGTGACGCGGCATAATTTTGAAACGGGTCATTCGGTGTTTGAATTAGAGAAGGGTGATCATCACGACCATATTGTATGTATGGAGACGGGTGACGTTATCGAGTTTTTCGACGAGGTGATCGAGTCTCGTCAGCATCAGCTGGTTGAAGAGCGTGGTTATGAATTAGTGGATCACAGCTTGGTGTTGTACGTGCGTCCTAAAAAGAGTTAATGACAGCTTGGCTCTATTGGAGGCGGCTTAGGCCGCCTTTGTTGTATCTGGGCTGTTGTAAGTCTTTAGTGTTGAGTGCCCAGCATTTCTTTGGCGTGGGCCAGGGTATTTTCGGTAATAGCTATGCCGCCTAGCATTCGTGCAATTTCTTCGATTTTTTGATTTTCCTCTAGTGGTTCTAGGCTGGTTGTTAGCTTGGCTTTGCTGCCGACTTTTTGGACTTTGATGTGGTGGTCGCCTTGGCTTGCTACTTGCGGCTGATGTGTGACACAGAGTACTTGGCTGCGTTTACCTAGTGCATTGAGTAATTGGCCAACAATTTCAGCGGTAGCACCGCCGATGCCGACGTCAATCTCGTCAAATACCACCGTTGGAATGGCGGCTACTTGCGCGGTAATGACCTGAATGGCAAGGCTGATACGTGACAATTCGCCGCCGGATGCAATTTTGCTCAGCGGGCCTTTTGCTGTTGTAGGATTGGTACTGATTAATATTTCGATATCTTCTTGGCCGTGACTGTGGGGCTCATCGTGACTTAATGGGTGCATGGCAAATTCAATTTCGCAGTGTTTCATGGCCAGTGCCTGCAGCTGCTTTTCTATGCCTTGTTTCATCAGTTTGGCTGCTTTCTCACGCTTTTTGCTCAGCGAGGTGGATGTCGTTAAGTATGCTTTAAGGGCTTGGTCCTGTTCTTTGCTCAGCTGCTCTATTTTTTCATCGCTAGCATTTAAAGCTTCGAGCTGCTGTTCTAGGGTGTTTTGGAGGTCCGGAAGGTCATCAGCCTGGATTCGGTGTTTGCGTGCAGTTTGGTAGATGGCGTCAAGTCGTGTTTCGACTTCCGTTAGGCGCTCTGGGTCGAGTTCGGTGTCATCAATGACGCGTTGTAGTTCGCTCGCGGCTTCTTCAATTTGAATTCGCGCGCTCTCTAAAAGTTGGGCCGCGTTATTCTGAGAGTTACTTTGGTGCTGGCTGCTTTGTAGTGAAGACAGGGCTTGGTGAATAATGCCCATGGCGTTAACTTCGCCCTCGCGGCAGAGATTAAGGCTGTGATGGTTGGCGGTAAGAATTTGCTCGGCATTGGCTAATTGTTTTTGCAGATTTTCTAGTTCGTCGACCTCACCGGGTTTTAGGTCAAGGCGATGCAGCTCTTCAAGCTGGTAGCGCAAGAGTTGTTCTTGTGCGTTTTGCTCGGCTAAATTTGCTTCTAGTTCGGCGAGGGTTTTGGTACTGCGCTGGTAGTGTTGGCAGTGTTCATTGACTTGCTTTGCTAGCTCCGTGGTGCCTGCGTAAGCGTCTAATAACTCGCGTTGGTAAGATTTTTTGAGTAGTGATTGGTGAGCGTGCTGACTGTGAATGTCGATGAGCAGGCTGCCGAGTCCGCGAATGTCTTGCAATGTTGCGGGCTGACCGTTGATGTAGGCGCGTGAGCGACCGTCGGCGGTAATCACCCGCCTAAGCATACACTCATTACTGTCATCTAAATCACGTTCTTCTAGCCATTTGTGGGCGGCTGGAATGTCGCTGATGTCAAATAGGGCATGAATATCTGCACGATCACTTCCATTGCGGACAATATTGCTATCGGCTCGGTCGCCCAGTGCCAGGCCAAGCGCATCTAGCATAATGGATTTACCCGCGCCGGTTTCACCGGTTAGTACGGTCATTCCAGCCTTGAGCTCAATGTCGAGGTGCTCGGTAATGGCGTAATTACTGATATTGAGGTTGCTCAGCATGATGGTCGCTCGCTGTCGTACAAGTTGTCTGTATGTATATACAGTAAAGTACTGCTGCTCGATGCAGCCGTCAATCGCTTGATGTAAAAATATTGGAAATTGCCTTGAATTACTTGCGCTAAGCCCCATATACGCGACAACGCGGAAAATGTCCGCAAGACCTATTGGATGTGACGGAGATTGGGTACGTGACAGAGGAACAAGATAAAGCAGCAATGCAGGATGAAGATATTCAGCCTGACGAGCAGCAAGAGGACGTTGAATTGAGTGGCGAGCTGGGGCCAAGCTTGGAAGAGCAGCTTGAAGCGGCCAAACAGGCGGTTGTTGATGCGCAGGAGCAGTCGTTACGGGCGGTAGCTGAGGCGCAGAATATTCGGCGTCGCGCTGAAAAAGATGCCGAGAATGCACGTAAGTTTGCGCTCGAGAAGTTTGCTGGAGATATGCTGCCGGTTGTCGATAACTTGGATCGTGCATTGGCCTCTGCAGATGTTGAAGATGAAGCCTTAAAACCTATTTTAGAGGGTGTAGAGCTGACTCGAAAAACATTGGTAGATGCGTTGGCGCGTCACAATGTTGAGCAGTTGAACCCTGTTGGCGAGCCCTTTGATCCCGAGTATCACGAAGCGATGGCAATGGTCCCTAACCCGGACGTGGAGCCTAACTCTGTGATGGATGTGATGCAGAAGGGGTACACCTTGAATGGCCGCTTGCTGCGTGCAGCGATGGTCGTGATTGCTAAAGCGCCCTAAGTAAATTTAGTAAAAACAGGCTATGTCCCCTTGAAATGTGTGGATAAGGGCCAATATTAGTTAACAAGACAAAGCATTTCGCCAGATGTGGCGACAGTTAGTTAAGTGGAGAATCATCATGGGTAAAATTATTGGTATAGACTTGGGTACCACTAACTCTTGTGTTGCTGTAATGGACGGCGACAAGGTTAAGGTAATCGAGAATTCAGAAGGTGCGCGTACAACACCTTCTATTGTCGCTTATACAGAAGACAAAGAAATTTTAGTTGGCCAAAGTGCTAAGCGCCAAGCGGTTACTAATCCGCATAACACGCTTTATGCAGTGAAGCGTTTAATCGGTCGCCGCTTTGAAGATGATGTTGTGCAAAAAGACATCAACATGGTGCCCTACGGTATCTGCAAGGCAGATAATGGCGATGCTTGGGTAGAAGTGAAAGGCGAGAAGTTGGCGCCGCCACAAATTTCTGCAGAAGTTCTTAAGAAAATGAAGAAGACGGCAGAAGACTACCTTGGTGAGAAAATCACTGAAGCAGTTATTACTGTCCCTGCCTATTTTAATGACTCTCAGCGTCAGGCCACAAAGGATGCGGGACGCATAGCTGGTTTGGATGTGAAGCGGATTATCAATGAGCCAACCGCAGCGGCATTGGCTTACGGCATGGATAAAGCAAAAGGTGACCGCACGGTTGCAGTATATGATCTTGGTGGTGGTACTTTTGATATCTCGATTATTGAGATTGCCGAAGTTGATGGTGAGCACCAGTTTGAAGTGTTGTCTACAAACGGCGATACCTTTTTGGGCGGTGAAGATTTTGACATGCGCCTGATTGATTACTTGGCAGAAGAATTTAAGAAAGAAAACAGTATCGACCTGAAGGGTGACTCTTTGGCTGTGCAGCGTTTAAAAGAAGCTGCTGAAAAAGCCAAGATTGAATTGTCTTCTAGTCAGCAGACCGAAATTAACCTGCCCTACATCACGGCAGATGCCACTGGTCCTAAGCACTTGGTTGTGAAATTGAGTCGTGCCAAGTTGGAGTCATTGGTTGGCGATCTAGTTGCACGCTCTTTAGAGCCTATGAAGGTGGCATTAAAAGATGCTGGCCTTTCTGCTTCTGAGGTTGACGAAGTAATTTTGGTGGGTGGTCAGACTCGTATGCCTTTGGTGCAAACTAAGGTGACTGAGTTCTTTGGTAAAGAAGCGCGTCGTGACGTTAACCCAGATGAAGCGGTTGCGATGGGTGCAGCTTTGCAGGGCGCGGTACTGTCTGGTGAAGTAAAAGACGTTTTATTGCTTGATGTAACACCACTGAGCTTGGGTATTGAGACCATGGGTGGCGTTGCCACACCTTTGATTGAGAAAAACACCACGATTCCTACAAAGAAATCACAGGTATTCTCAACAGCGGATGATAACCAGACAGCGGTAACGATTCATGTTGTTCAAGGTGAGCGTAAGCAAGCTGCAGCCAACAAATCGTTAGGACGTTTCGATTTGGCCGATATTCCACCAGCACCGCGTGGTTTGCCGCAAATCGAAGTAACTTTCGATATTGATGCCAACGGTATTTTGCATGTTTCCGCTAAAGACAAGGCTACCGGCAAAGAGCAGTCTATTCGCATCACTGCGTCTAGTGGTCTAAACGACGATGAAATTGAACAAATGGTTCGTGACGCAGAAGCTAATGCTGAGGCAGATAAAAAGTTTGAAGCTTTAGTCACGGCACGTAACACGGCGGAAGGCTTGGCTAACGCAACTCGTAAAACAGTTGAGGAAGCTGGCGATAAGGCTACCGAAGAAGAGAAAGCGGCAATAGAAGCAGCGTTGACTGAGGTTGATGAGGCAGTTAAAGGTGATGATGTCGAGAAAATCGAAGAAGCCACCAAGAAATTAACTGAAGCATCGGGCGGTTTGGCTCAGAAAATGTATGCCGAGCAAGCTGCGCAAGCGGAAGCTGAGGGCGGTGCTGAGCAACCGCAATCGGGTGCTGATGATGTTGTCGATGCTGAGTTCGAAGAAGTTAAAGACGACGATAAAAAGTAAGTTTTGGGGTCGAAAGGCCCCAATCTTGCATTCTGCTTAACGGGAGACGTGGGGCGCTGGGACTGTTAAGTTCTGTAGGTGTTCTATCGATTTCCCGTTTGGCGTTTAACCACGTTATTAATTTATATAGTAGAGTGGATTGGCACTTGGATGCTATTTCTCTCCTGGACAGTGTAAAAACAAAGCTATGTCAAAAAGAGATTATTACGAAATTCTGGGTGTCTCGCGGGATACCGATAGTAAGGAAATTAAAAAAGCCTACCGTCGTATTGCGATGAAAAATCATCCCGACCGTAATCCCGATGATCCAAAGGCTGAAGATATTTTTAAAGAAGCGACAGAAGCCTATGAAGTGCTTTCTGACGATGAAAAGCGCGCAACATATGACCGGTTTGGTCATGAGGGTGTTAATGCTGGCGCGGGTGGTGGCGCTGGGGCGGGCGGCTTTAGTGATATTTTTGGTGATGTTTTTGGTGATATCTTTGGTGGCGGTGGAGGCGGTCGTCAGCGTGGGCCACAACCAGGAGCTGATCTTCGCTATACCCTAGAAATTGACCTTGAACAGGCTGTTCACGGGTCAACGGCAAAAATTCGTATACCTACTTTGGTGGCGTGTAAGCCCTGCGATGGAAGTGGTGCTAAAAAAGGCTCTAAGCCGGTAACCTGTTCCACCTGTAACGGTGTTGGCCAAGTGCGAATGCAGCAAGGTTTTTTTGCTGTCCAGCAAGCGTGTCCAACGTGCCGTGGCAAAGGCACCATTATTTCTGATCCGTGCTCGTCGTGTCATGGTCAGGGCTTGATCGAAGAGACTAAAACATTGTCTGTGAAGGTGCCTGCTGGTGTCGACACGGGTGACAGGATACGCCTCAGTGGCGAGGGCGAGGCCAGCCCCAATGGTGGCCCAACAGGTGATTTATACGTGCAGATGTCGGTGCGGCCGCATCCCATATTTAAGCGCGATGGTAAGAACCTGTATTGCGATGTGCCAATTAGTTTTGCTGATGCGGCTTTGGGGGGCGAGTTAGACGTGCCCACATTAGAAGGGCGGGTAAAACTAAAAATTCCAGCAGAGACTCAGACTGGTAAATCATTTCGCTTGCGTGGTAAGGGGATTACCCCTGTGCGTGGCGGTAGTACCGGTGATTTAATTTGCAAAGTAACATTGGAGACGCCAGTCTCCTT contains:
- the grpE gene encoding nucleotide exchange factor GrpE translates to MTEEQDKAAMQDEDIQPDEQQEDVELSGELGPSLEEQLEAAKQAVVDAQEQSLRAVAEAQNIRRRAEKDAENARKFALEKFAGDMLPVVDNLDRALASADVEDEALKPILEGVELTRKTLVDALARHNVEQLNPVGEPFDPEYHEAMAMVPNPDVEPNSVMDVMQKGYTLNGRLLRAAMVVIAKAP
- a CDS encoding type II toxin-antitoxin system RatA family toxin — encoded protein: MNEIRRSALLPYPAEVIYRLINDIEAYPQYMDGCVGAEVLARSDDAMDARLDLSRAGIRLSFVTRNTLTPDRSVKLTLLEGPFENLSGEWTLLPLGADACKVSLHLQFVLTNSLVGAATRQLFNAVANNLVDALVKRANEQYGK
- a CDS encoding sodium-dependent transporter encodes the protein MALKKRKIQGIWASRWTFLAAATGLVVSLGNFWRTPQELGENGGGAYLIVYIACLFFVMLPIAVAEVRIAVRARGNPVHAMDQVAHYAKASKHWSLVAQLACIGALLLAVNYSMVSGWLLAYVVKMASGLMDAASLDLVAAEFQALLASPEEMRFWQQVFLLMAIVLSALNVVRGMAAVLRVILPILLLVLLGLLYYGYALGDFQSALHWMFDLRVEDLTLRSVFSALQHAFYTLCIGTAALMAYGAYFPSGRSVARQLIALAVFDVVVLVVAGVAILALVFDQHIVPGSGPALLFISLPFSFGNLVFGDIAGTAFYLLLFILSLTTVVALMEPVVAYLVERWGVFRWLAAILVGSLVFIVSDLAMLSMSAESEMRWLSRSLMEWLDIAAANIILPLCTWCFVLFAGWRVPRLVYGVRDGWLERVFFWLWQALLRYIAPPAVLAVLVIGLYLRLTE
- the smpB gene encoding SsrA-binding protein SmpB, with the translated sequence MSKKKPKNTSSTIAQNKKARHDYSLTDKFEAGLVLHGWEVKSLRQGKIQITDTYVFLKDGEAFLLGCNITPLLSASTHFVTDPTRTRKLLLHAKELSKLQEAVQQKGYTCVCTALYWKKHLVKAEICLAKGKQDHDKRETEKNRDWERQKMRIVRDHN
- the dnaK gene encoding molecular chaperone DnaK codes for the protein MGKIIGIDLGTTNSCVAVMDGDKVKVIENSEGARTTPSIVAYTEDKEILVGQSAKRQAVTNPHNTLYAVKRLIGRRFEDDVVQKDINMVPYGICKADNGDAWVEVKGEKLAPPQISAEVLKKMKKTAEDYLGEKITEAVITVPAYFNDSQRQATKDAGRIAGLDVKRIINEPTAAALAYGMDKAKGDRTVAVYDLGGGTFDISIIEIAEVDGEHQFEVLSTNGDTFLGGEDFDMRLIDYLAEEFKKENSIDLKGDSLAVQRLKEAAEKAKIELSSSQQTEINLPYITADATGPKHLVVKLSRAKLESLVGDLVARSLEPMKVALKDAGLSASEVDEVILVGGQTRMPLVQTKVTEFFGKEARRDVNPDEAVAMGAALQGAVLSGEVKDVLLLDVTPLSLGIETMGGVATPLIEKNTTIPTKKSQVFSTADDNQTAVTIHVVQGERKQAAANKSLGRFDLADIPPAPRGLPQIEVTFDIDANGILHVSAKDKATGKEQSIRITASSGLNDDEIEQMVRDAEANAEADKKFEALVTARNTAEGLANATRKTVEEAGDKATEEEKAAIEAALTEVDEAVKGDDVEKIEEATKKLTEASGGLAQKMYAEQAAQAEAEGGAEQPQSGADDVVDAEFEEVKDDDKK
- the fur gene encoding ferric iron uptake transcriptional regulator, with the translated sequence MSIENQELRKAGLKVTLPRVKILQLLEQAESDNQHFSAEDVYRALMESGEDVGLATVYRVLTQFEAAGLVTRHNFETGHSVFELEKGDHHDHIVCMETGDVIEFFDEVIESRQHQLVEERGYELVDHSLVLYVRPKKS
- a CDS encoding RnfH family protein, producing MENKNSTIHVEVAYALPDRQRIVALEVPEGCTVREAALQSGLDKQFAGLDLATADLGVFGKSVGAPDSQPLKSGERVEIYRPLIADPKEVRKQRAAKVKARKEAQ
- a CDS encoding outer membrane protein assembly factor BamE, which codes for MYRQLATACLLVSLAACSSLEFPGVYRLPIDQGNIITQEMVDQLKIGMTRSQVEYVMGTPLVRDTFSPNRWDYIYTLNDPNNEKKEHHQLTVIFKDDLLSEFTTDIKPSAAATTDVETEITSDSE
- a CDS encoding SixA phosphatase family protein yields the protein MKTLYLLRHAKSDWDDDEISDADRPISKRGKKDCQLIANELQRSEHHFSHVYCSPARRAQDTLKRFQACANVFDSAEIVHESAIYTFEAEELQSWLKELPQSIERALLIGHNPALADLANYLYDGKIGHIGTCTFIELEINIEYWDQLRADSAKLSGIIRPKQFR
- the recN gene encoding DNA repair protein RecN, with the translated sequence MLSNLNISNYAITEHLDIELKAGMTVLTGETGAGKSIMLDALGLALGDRADSNIVRNGSDRADIHALFDISDIPAAHKWLEERDLDDSNECMLRRVITADGRSRAYINGQPATLQDIRGLGSLLIDIHSQHAHQSLLKKSYQRELLDAYAGTTELAKQVNEHCQHYQRSTKTLAELEANLAEQNAQEQLLRYQLEELHRLDLKPGEVDELENLQKQLANAEQILTANHHSLNLCREGEVNAMGIIHQALSSLQSSQHQSNSQNNAAQLLESARIQIEEAASELQRVIDDTELDPERLTEVETRLDAIYQTARKHRIQADDLPDLQNTLEQQLEALNASDEKIEQLSKEQDQALKAYLTTSTSLSKKREKAAKLMKQGIEKQLQALAMKHCEIEFAMHPLSHDEPHSHGQEDIEILISTNPTTAKGPLSKIASGGELSRISLAIQVITAQVAAIPTVVFDEIDVGIGGATAEIVGQLLNALGKRSQVLCVTHQPQVASQGDHHIKVQKVGSKAKLTTSLEPLEENQKIEEIARMLGGIAITENTLAHAKEMLGTQH
- a CDS encoding class I SAM-dependent methyltransferase, translating into MTAHPALKDISIVNDILILKKKHKLIRRMQRALPGPEIHGYQVWGSSFLIMDYLLENPPKKKAKMTEIGCGWGILGISCAQHFKAKVTAVDADEHVFPYLEAHALLNDVKISNRTARYEHLKPADLKGHSHMLGGDICFWDNLVKPLYSAIEAALDAGVGTIIIADPGRSPFHKLAKRCQKAFNAELLTREISSPKKLSGELLIIRQ
- the dnaJ gene encoding molecular chaperone DnaJ, whose protein sequence is MSKRDYYEILGVSRDTDSKEIKKAYRRIAMKNHPDRNPDDPKAEDIFKEATEAYEVLSDDEKRATYDRFGHEGVNAGAGGGAGAGGFSDIFGDVFGDIFGGGGGGRQRGPQPGADLRYTLEIDLEQAVHGSTAKIRIPTLVACKPCDGSGAKKGSKPVTCSTCNGVGQVRMQQGFFAVQQACPTCRGKGTIISDPCSSCHGQGLIEETKTLSVKVPAGVDTGDRIRLSGEGEASPNGGPTGDLYVQMSVRPHPIFKRDGKNLYCDVPISFADAALGGELDVPTLEGRVKLKIPAETQTGKSFRLRGKGITPVRGGSTGDLICKVTLETPVSLSKRQKELIQELQASMEGDDKQSPRKKTWFDGVKTFFDDMKL